The Fibrobacter sp. UWB5 genome has a window encoding:
- a CDS encoding GGDEF domain-containing protein: MSRILEKIYVLFRMNILIFVLLAITVIALFAHQNGLDVIEPLYLHDYPYIIAETDSADGGASAVKLSRTDSSIIVDYELKEGYAYPYVGVKIFLGDGKTRGKDLSRFDSIFVWVKPRGEGTVRLYMRGYDSTFSRPDDELSLKFNEIEFFPLEETYPAVFVPQEFRVASWWVAQNGINVHNARVDLSNIPLIEIQTGTNAPLGYGTLEIKGLCFKGKKISKAELSTALVALWFITFFVILMIRFFDYSRERTASKKKREELEKNLRALEIEKSEYEKSSKEDPLTGCLNRAGFSSVLMREQENLSKNDSPVSFVILDIDHFKHVNDTYGHMVGDEVLVNLAKLIQSKIRNTDALVRWGGEEFVILCGDTPIQNAQFLAEKLRMAIENSQLIKQQKITCSFGIAEMIAGEDPKRLFERADKALYASKENGRNRVTSATFRHTR; the protein is encoded by the coding sequence ATGTCTAGGATACTTGAGAAGATATACGTTCTGTTCAGGATGAACATCCTGATTTTCGTGCTTTTGGCAATTACCGTCATTGCACTCTTTGCGCATCAGAATGGCCTAGATGTGATTGAACCTTTGTACCTGCACGACTATCCGTATATCATTGCCGAGACGGACTCTGCAGATGGCGGTGCCTCGGCTGTAAAGCTTTCCCGTACAGATTCTTCCATTATCGTGGACTACGAACTGAAGGAAGGCTACGCCTACCCGTATGTGGGCGTCAAGATTTTCTTGGGTGATGGCAAGACCCGCGGTAAGGACCTCTCCAGGTTCGACAGCATTTTTGTGTGGGTGAAGCCCCGTGGCGAAGGAACCGTACGTCTCTACATGCGCGGCTACGACAGCACGTTCTCCCGCCCCGACGACGAACTTTCGCTCAAGTTCAACGAAATTGAATTCTTCCCGCTGGAAGAAACCTACCCGGCCGTGTTTGTCCCGCAGGAATTCCGCGTGGCCAGCTGGTGGGTGGCACAGAACGGCATTAACGTCCACAATGCAAGGGTCGACCTTTCGAACATTCCGCTGATTGAAATCCAGACGGGTACGAATGCTCCGCTTGGCTACGGAACGCTTGAAATCAAGGGTCTCTGCTTCAAGGGCAAGAAGATTTCGAAGGCTGAACTTTCGACGGCACTTGTGGCCCTCTGGTTCATTACCTTCTTCGTGATTTTGATGATCCGCTTCTTTGACTACAGCCGCGAACGTACGGCCAGCAAGAAGAAGCGCGAAGAACTCGAAAAGAACTTGCGCGCCTTGGAAATCGAGAAGAGCGAATACGAAAAGTCCAGCAAGGAAGACCCGCTTACGGGTTGCCTGAACCGTGCGGGCTTTAGCAGCGTGCTCATGCGCGAACAGGAAAACCTGAGCAAGAACGACAGCCCGGTGTCCTTCGTGATCCTGGATATCGACCACTTCAAGCATGTGAACGATACTTACGGCCACATGGTGGGTGACGAAGTCCTGGTGAACCTCGCGAAGCTCATCCAGAGCAAGATTCGTAATACCGACGCCCTGGTGCGTTGGGGTGGCGAAGAATTCGTGATTCTGTGCGGCGACACGCCGATCCAGAACGCCCAGTTCCTTGCCGAAAAGCTCCGTATGGCAATTGAGAACTCGCAGCTGATCAAGCAGCAGAAGATTACCTGCTCCTTCGGTATTGCTGAAATGATTGCCGGTGAAGACCCGAAGCGCCTGTTCGAACGCGCAGACAAGGCCCTTTACGCCTCTAAGGAAAATGGCCGTAACCGCGTCACGAGTGCGACCTTCCGCCATACCCGGTAG
- a CDS encoding carboxypeptidase-like regulatory domain-containing protein has product MRKSLFLLPLLSLSIAGLVACSNNKDDVAGGPGSITTNGLALIDGQPASYATVALRKVDYKEKSAGEVNALVIADSYADEKGNFKVEIPADGKYRLTVAHDGVAYSRVLTRNEFAEAGVSLKPDTVRLEPTAVLAGVVDVPEGSSTVWVGIVGTDVLVKTDESGWFALSSIPANDSLQLYFVNEDFDKSLGEKDLFVTPMESIMQDYREAVVPEDTTPEDTVEPEKLLQVLALLKDGTPATYATIALRAADAKVEDYAVQNTMVESELRTDKNGRFEMEWPDSGDYRLTVTKDGFAFSKIYNAKDLAKLDTLRLEATASISSKVTLRTGEEFLWVGVYGLDLLVKTNNAGSYVLPSVPARDSLDIYFVMPDSAKTLYAEWKAIAEPYNTKFTNPVMVLQDFEDGIKSWYVNTDALFKGTTLTPMAKNVADGIVYDSTRKSKVFHGEYKLADDDYAWVLVGTTFEHEMNFSAIDSVVFYAKGDGNIRLSLENYINDDKSLKAATEWLPLSKDWQRISVNPAELCVGNAKTETCFTSWSGVKYLVKQLHIFPQDGTEFYIDDVTLYGALF; this is encoded by the coding sequence ATGAGAAAATCGCTCTTTCTTTTGCCTTTGCTCTCGCTGTCGATAGCGGGTTTGGTGGCCTGTTCCAATAACAAGGATGACGTGGCTGGTGGTCCGGGTAGTATTACTACGAACGGACTTGCCCTTATTGATGGTCAGCCCGCCTCTTATGCGACTGTGGCACTCCGCAAGGTGGACTATAAGGAAAAGTCCGCTGGCGAAGTGAATGCCCTTGTGATTGCGGATTCCTATGCCGACGAAAAGGGTAACTTCAAGGTTGAAATCCCGGCTGACGGCAAGTACCGCTTGACGGTCGCCCATGATGGCGTGGCTTACTCCAGGGTTTTGACCCGTAATGAATTTGCTGAAGCCGGTGTCTCGCTCAAGCCCGATACCGTGCGTCTCGAACCGACGGCAGTGCTTGCCGGTGTCGTAGATGTTCCTGAAGGATCGTCTACGGTTTGGGTCGGTATTGTCGGTACCGACGTCTTGGTGAAAACCGACGAATCCGGCTGGTTTGCTCTGTCGTCTATTCCGGCCAATGACTCCTTGCAGCTGTACTTCGTGAACGAAGACTTCGACAAGAGCCTGGGCGAAAAGGACCTCTTTGTAACCCCGATGGAATCGATTATGCAGGATTACCGCGAAGCCGTGGTTCCTGAAGATACGACTCCGGAAGATACGGTTGAACCTGAAAAACTGCTGCAAGTCTTGGCTTTGCTCAAGGATGGAACTCCGGCAACGTATGCGACGATTGCCTTGCGTGCCGCCGATGCTAAGGTCGAAGATTATGCCGTGCAGAACACGATGGTGGAATCTGAACTGCGTACCGACAAGAATGGCCGTTTTGAAATGGAATGGCCTGACTCGGGCGACTACCGCTTGACGGTTACCAAGGACGGCTTTGCCTTCTCCAAGATTTATAACGCCAAGGATTTGGCAAAGCTGGATACGCTCCGTCTGGAAGCCACAGCCTCTATTTCGAGCAAAGTAACGCTCCGCACCGGCGAAGAATTCCTGTGGGTCGGCGTTTACGGCCTCGATCTGTTGGTCAAGACAAATAACGCGGGCTCTTATGTGTTGCCCAGCGTGCCGGCAAGGGATTCGCTCGATATCTACTTTGTGATGCCGGATAGCGCAAAGACCCTGTATGCCGAATGGAAGGCGATTGCCGAGCCGTACAATACCAAGTTCACGAACCCCGTGATGGTGCTGCAGGACTTTGAAGACGGCATCAAGAGCTGGTACGTGAATACGGATGCCCTTTTCAAGGGCACGACGCTCACGCCTATGGCCAAGAATGTGGCTGACGGCATTGTGTACGATTCGACTCGCAAGTCCAAGGTGTTCCATGGTGAATACAAGCTTGCCGATGACGATTACGCCTGGGTACTTGTCGGAACGACCTTCGAACACGAGATGAATTTCTCCGCGATCGATTCCGTCGTGTTCTACGCCAAGGGCGACGGAAACATTCGCCTCTCGCTTGAAAACTACATCAACGACGATAAGAGCCTGAAGGCCGCTACCGAATGGTTGCCGCTTTCCAAAGACTGGCAGCGCATTAGCGTGAATCCGGCTGAACTCTGCGTCGGAAATGCGAAGACCGAAACCTGCTTTACTTCTTGGAGCGGGGTGAAGTACTTGGTCAAGCAGCTCCATATTTTCCCGCAGGACGGCACCGAATTCTACATTGACGACGTGACGCTTTACGGCGCCTTGTTCTAG
- a CDS encoding TIGR02147 family protein, with protein MKKIFEYTDYREWLRDAFEDFKQRKTVISWRYMAMKMGADPGNLLRVSQGKIHLPLSLIKPAAEFFELEGKEADYWAEMVYFGRAKTDADALQHYERMQALKGVSLKLLQKKELEFYRHWYYNAIRSVIGICKFKDDYQGLAESCTPNITEKEARDAVKLLADLNMISTDRDGYWKVNDTFVSTGGNWRSQAVRAFQHETIRLADESLDRHQPFLRDISTVTMTFCMDDIQLLREKINAFREDLLRLSQEGTDDDTVFQLNIQMFPLAFTKPLKEKEKEK; from the coding sequence ATGAAGAAGATTTTTGAATATACGGACTATCGCGAATGGTTGAGGGATGCTTTTGAGGATTTTAAGCAGCGTAAGACTGTCATTTCGTGGCGCTACATGGCCATGAAGATGGGCGCTGATCCTGGCAACCTCCTTCGCGTATCGCAGGGCAAGATCCACTTGCCCCTTAGTCTGATTAAGCCTGCAGCAGAATTCTTCGAACTTGAAGGTAAAGAAGCCGATTACTGGGCTGAAATGGTGTATTTCGGTCGCGCGAAGACCGACGCCGACGCCTTGCAACACTACGAACGCATGCAGGCCCTGAAGGGCGTTTCTCTTAAGTTGTTGCAAAAGAAGGAATTGGAATTTTACCGTCATTGGTACTACAATGCCATACGTTCCGTGATTGGCATTTGCAAGTTCAAGGATGACTACCAGGGTCTTGCCGAAAGCTGCACCCCGAACATTACCGAAAAAGAAGCCCGCGACGCCGTGAAACTGCTCGCGGACCTCAACATGATTTCTACCGACCGCGACGGCTATTGGAAGGTGAACGACACCTTTGTATCGACGGGGGGAAACTGGCGTTCTCAGGCTGTACGTGCATTCCAGCACGAAACAATCCGCCTCGCCGACGAATCCCTGGACAGGCACCAGCCGTTCTTGAGGGATATTAGCACGGTCACCATGACTTTTTGCATGGACGATATCCAGCTCTTGCGCGAAAAGATTAACGCTTTCCGTGAAGATTTACTACGTTTATCCCAAGAAGGGACGGATGACGATACTGTATTCCAGTTGAACATCCAGATGTTCCCCTTGGCGTTCACCAAACCCCTGAAGGAAAAGGAGAAAGAAAAATGA
- a CDS encoding cytochrome c, whose amino-acid sequence MKFARLASTGILALAAYGMLLGASAFAENGKPAETKPAVQKPEPGSPGDTLTREDARMALLVYKLLDKDGKIKGANIERGKKLFMQNCRPCHGDDGRRFNFSLYYEKPAFIGDRAREEMPTFWHQINFGDKERGMEAYIDEFTLQELIDIAGFAQTLP is encoded by the coding sequence ATGAAATTCGCTCGGTTGGCATCTACAGGGATATTGGCCTTGGCAGCTTACGGTATGCTGCTCGGGGCCTCTGCATTTGCCGAAAACGGCAAGCCGGCCGAAACGAAACCGGCAGTGCAAAAACCCGAACCGGGCTCCCCCGGCGACACGCTCACGCGCGAAGACGCCCGTATGGCTCTCCTTGTGTACAAACTGCTCGATAAGGACGGAAAAATCAAGGGAGCCAACATTGAGCGCGGCAAAAAGCTATTCATGCAAAACTGCAGACCCTGCCATGGCGATGACGGCAGGCGCTTCAACTTTTCGCTCTATTACGAAAAGCCCGCCTTCATTGGCGACCGCGCACGCGAAGAAATGCCCACCTTCTGGCACCAGATCAACTTTGGCGACAAGGAACGCGGCATGGAAGCCTACATTGACGAGTTCACGTTACAGGAACTCATCGACATTGCAGGCTTTGCCCAAACGTTGCCGTAA
- the pyrF gene encoding orotidine-5'-phosphate decarboxylase has product MNFQARLEERIAKCGNPICLGMDPVMKLIDPCCPAGSAEDKIKRFYSEILECCLKRNVTPAVVKPNSAYYECVSVQAMLVLQQLIADYRSAGIPVILDAKRGDIGKSSAAYATAAYDVYKADAVTVSPWMGADSVGPFIRENSENGAYVLLRTSNKGAHDFQDLPVVRGDDPRDVAEAFYSVADKIMEWDANLGYLGAVVGATHPEELEKITAYTVAHKHEIPFLIPGVSIPGVPGGQGGDAKTVLTAIANGGGKRKFHVLNSSSGLNFAYQRSGKPENFASDCVDALEKLAEACNF; this is encoded by the coding sequence ATGAACTTTCAGGCTCGCTTAGAAGAACGTATTGCCAAGTGCGGTAACCCGATTTGCCTCGGCATGGATCCGGTCATGAAGCTGATTGACCCGTGCTGCCCCGCAGGCTCTGCCGAAGACAAGATCAAGCGTTTTTATTCCGAAATTCTGGAATGCTGCCTCAAGCGTAACGTGACGCCCGCCGTAGTCAAGCCGAACAGCGCTTACTACGAATGCGTGAGCGTGCAGGCCATGCTCGTGCTGCAGCAGCTGATTGCCGACTATCGCAGTGCCGGTATTCCCGTGATTCTGGATGCCAAGCGCGGTGACATCGGTAAGTCGAGCGCTGCTTATGCAACCGCTGCTTACGATGTGTACAAGGCTGATGCCGTGACGGTGTCTCCTTGGATGGGTGCCGATTCCGTGGGCCCGTTCATCCGCGAAAATTCTGAAAACGGTGCGTATGTCTTGCTCCGCACGAGCAACAAGGGCGCCCACGATTTCCAGGATTTGCCGGTGGTCCGTGGCGACGATCCGCGCGATGTTGCCGAAGCCTTCTATTCCGTAGCCGACAAGATTATGGAATGGGACGCCAACCTCGGTTACCTCGGTGCCGTCGTCGGTGCAACGCATCCTGAAGAACTCGAAAAGATTACCGCTTACACGGTGGCTCACAAGCACGAAATTCCGTTCCTGATTCCGGGCGTGTCTATTCCTGGTGTTCCGGGCGGTCAGGGCGGTGACGCGAAGACCGTGCTTACGGCTATCGCCAACGGCGGTGGCAAGCGCAAGTTCCACGTGCTCAACAGCTCCAGTGGCTTGAACTTTGCCTACCAGCGCAGCGGCAAGCCCGAAAACTTCGCAAGCGATTGCGTTGACGCTCTCGAAAAACTCGCAGAGGCCTGCAACTTCTAA
- the dxs gene encoding 1-deoxy-D-xylulose-5-phosphate synthase gives MDLKNIKSPQDIKHCSVEELYHLASQIRETIIGQVAKHGGHLASSLGVVELTLALHYVFNAPDDKIVWDVGHQAYVHKLLTGRFDRFETLRQQGGISGFLKRNESEYDCYGAGHATTSISAALGFAVARDHFKRKNSVVAVIGDGSMTGGMAYEAINNAGLSKQNMTIILNDNKMSIAPNVGNFSKYLNRVISDPVYNKMRSDLDRLMKRLPGILGSRFRDLFLQAENAAKTVVKPGRFFEDLGIRYFGPIDGHDINELIMLLQRVKEQPGPCLVHILTEKGRGLDAAVKNPTKWHGIGPFDPESGLPLAPGKPNPSLTHVFGNTLLELAKKDDRIIGITAAMPTGCGMDIVAKELPDRVIDVGIAEEHALTFASGLACDGVVPVVAIYSSFMQRAYDQIMHDIALQNLHVVMVLDRAGLVGADGPTHHGAFDLSFLRTVPGITILAPSNENELRDMVRASIDMKGPVAIRYPRGTALEEHLKPAPETVDVKLPKVLEEGKDILLLGAGFMTNELKKTAAVLRENGKNATVVDARVIKPLDTEAYRKLFDAHKTIVTLEDNTLVGGFGSAVAELIADLGYTDKRLLRFGLPDHFVEQGEIPALFKLLKIDGESVAKQIMEKV, from the coding sequence ATGGACCTTAAGAATATCAAGTCCCCCCAGGACATAAAGCATTGCTCTGTCGAGGAGCTTTATCACCTGGCGTCGCAGATCCGCGAGACCATCATCGGTCAAGTGGCGAAGCATGGCGGTCACCTGGCTTCTAGCCTGGGTGTCGTGGAACTGACGCTTGCCTTGCATTACGTGTTCAATGCTCCTGACGATAAAATCGTGTGGGACGTAGGGCACCAAGCTTACGTGCACAAGCTTTTGACGGGTCGCTTTGACCGGTTTGAGACGCTTCGCCAGCAGGGCGGCATTTCTGGATTTTTGAAGAGGAACGAAAGCGAGTACGACTGCTACGGCGCCGGACACGCGACGACCTCTATTTCTGCAGCCCTCGGCTTTGCCGTGGCGCGCGACCACTTCAAGCGCAAGAACAGCGTGGTCGCAGTCATCGGTGACGGCTCCATGACGGGCGGTATGGCTTACGAAGCCATCAACAACGCCGGTCTTTCGAAGCAGAACATGACCATCATCTTGAATGACAACAAGATGAGCATCGCCCCGAACGTAGGTAACTTCAGCAAGTACCTGAACCGCGTGATTTCGGACCCGGTCTACAACAAGATGCGTTCGGACCTCGACCGCCTGATGAAGCGTCTCCCGGGCATTCTGGGATCTCGTTTCCGCGACTTGTTCCTGCAGGCGGAAAATGCGGCGAAGACGGTGGTGAAGCCGGGCCGATTCTTCGAAGATCTCGGCATCCGTTACTTTGGCCCGATCGATGGCCATGACATTAACGAACTGATTATGCTGTTGCAGCGTGTCAAGGAACAGCCGGGCCCGTGCCTGGTGCATATCTTGACCGAAAAGGGACGCGGCTTGGATGCTGCGGTGAAGAACCCGACCAAGTGGCACGGCATTGGACCTTTCGACCCCGAAAGCGGTCTTCCGCTTGCTCCGGGAAAACCGAACCCGTCTTTGACGCATGTGTTCGGAAACACTTTGCTTGAACTCGCGAAGAAGGATGACCGCATTATCGGCATCACGGCTGCCATGCCTACCGGTTGCGGTATGGACATTGTGGCCAAGGAACTTCCGGACCGCGTGATTGACGTGGGTATTGCCGAAGAGCATGCGCTCACGTTTGCCTCGGGCCTTGCCTGCGATGGCGTGGTGCCTGTGGTCGCGATTTATTCGAGCTTTATGCAGCGCGCCTATGACCAGATTATGCACGACATCGCCTTGCAGAACTTGCATGTGGTGATGGTGCTTGACCGTGCGGGCCTGGTCGGTGCCGATGGCCCGACCCACCATGGCGCGTTCGACTTGTCGTTCTTGCGCACGGTGCCGGGTATCACCATCTTGGCGCCGAGCAACGAAAACGAACTGCGCGACATGGTGCGCGCGTCTATCGACATGAAGGGTCCTGTCGCGATTCGATATCCGCGCGGGACCGCACTGGAAGAACACCTGAAACCCGCTCCCGAAACCGTGGACGTGAAGCTCCCGAAGGTTCTGGAAGAAGGCAAGGACATCTTGCTCCTGGGTGCAGGATTCATGACGAACGAACTCAAGAAGACGGCTGCCGTTCTCCGCGAAAACGGAAAGAACGCCACCGTCGTGGATGCTCGTGTTATCAAGCCGCTGGATACCGAGGCTTACCGCAAGCTCTTTGACGCACACAAGACGATTGTGACGCTCGAAGACAACACGCTGGTGGGCGGTTTCGGTTCTGCCGTGGCCGAACTTATTGCCGATCTCGGTTACACCGACAAGCGCCTGTTGCGCTTTGGCCTGCCGGATCATTTTGTGGAACAGGGCGAAATTCCTGCCTTGTTCAAGCTTTTGAAAATTGACGGGGAATCCGTCGCCAAACAAATCATGGAAAAAGTATGA
- a CDS encoding GDSL-type esterase/lipase family protein — translation MDQFSKNLLFSGRWEHGKEFSRTSAPAAMVQFKATAKSLEFELEGEARFRVDEDGKEIAVFTTNARNVYKVKTTTGAGSHLYRLIKISESNPGGVHLYRVATDKSGKFDEPPKPSNRRIEFIGDSFTVGFGDEGQNGQDESLVFEKTNASKSYAFLIADGYKADFQVNAFSGRGLVRNYDNIVPEWPIPRLYDFTVPGEAPGDLANGVPEQSIRYDFNSFHPQVIVLFIGINDFQGNPPYAKHDAFKKAYAELLDKLRKAHPGVKFLLLSTKVWPNDDLTPTVKAIYDAQKAAGKSDLEFMTLTTANVGLLGHPDIHSHEDMAKAIRPLIGRLGRWLSR, via the coding sequence GTGGATCAGTTCTCTAAGAACCTGTTGTTCAGCGGCCGCTGGGAACATGGAAAGGAATTCAGCCGTACCAGTGCCCCGGCTGCCATGGTGCAGTTCAAGGCTACGGCTAAGTCGCTGGAATTTGAACTGGAGGGCGAAGCCAGATTCCGTGTCGACGAAGACGGAAAAGAAATTGCCGTGTTTACAACAAATGCACGGAATGTGTATAAAGTAAAAACGACCACCGGTGCAGGTTCGCACCTTTATCGCCTGATTAAAATCAGCGAAAGCAATCCGGGAGGCGTCCACCTATACAGAGTCGCCACCGACAAATCGGGCAAGTTCGATGAACCTCCCAAACCGAGCAACCGCCGCATTGAATTCATTGGCGACTCGTTTACCGTGGGCTTTGGCGACGAAGGCCAGAATGGTCAGGACGAATCCCTGGTGTTCGAAAAGACGAATGCTTCCAAGAGCTACGCCTTCTTGATTGCCGACGGCTACAAGGCGGATTTTCAGGTGAACGCCTTTAGCGGGCGCGGCCTTGTGCGCAATTACGACAACATCGTGCCGGAATGGCCGATTCCGCGTCTGTATGACTTTACGGTTCCGGGCGAAGCTCCGGGGGATCTCGCAAACGGCGTTCCCGAGCAGTCCATCCGTTACGATTTCAACTCCTTCCATCCGCAGGTCATAGTCCTTTTCATCGGGATCAACGATTTCCAGGGGAACCCGCCCTACGCAAAGCATGATGCCTTCAAGAAGGCCTACGCCGAACTTCTCGACAAGCTCCGCAAGGCCCATCCGGGTGTCAAGTTCCTGCTTTTGTCGACCAAGGTGTGGCCTAACGATGACTTGACTCCGACGGTCAAGGCGATTTATGACGCCCAGAAGGCTGCCGGCAAGTCCGACCTGGAATTCATGACGCTTACGACGGCGAATGTCGGACTCCTAGGACACCCCGACATACATTCGCACGAAGACATGGCGAAGGCGATTCGACCCCTGATCGGGCGCCTCGGAAGGTGGCTTTCCCGCTAG
- a CDS encoding RNA methyltransferase, protein MSEENKNRTVKVTLDRKFGVSEKPERRPRRDDDREERGGREGRSFDRGDRKFGDKKFGDREGRFDRERRPRRDGDDRGSFGRREGRRPFGDRGRFGGDRRPRREFAAGAPIYRQRPEEQKEEVEEVLDEAALEARVAEVESSEDSNFNPPWFKRMLALTTEKGREREGRFLGEGVHVVQELVSNHRELVIGVYMTEGFNDEALIEQINEAEIKLNILTDEQMKKISSTVTTQGIVAVARIASKKPVYESSRSVITLVDAVQDPGNLGTLFRTSLGFGSDGMILGRGTVSPFNPKVVRGSSGTFLRVPFEFDVDLVDQINFLRSKGYTIIATDLHAKQSLRQIPQNKLRKMAFLVGNEGAGTNPYFIELADETVKIPMSSELESLNVAVAHGILSYEAAQIQEDLK, encoded by the coding sequence ATGAGCGAAGAAAATAAAAACCGCACCGTAAAAGTGACTCTGGACCGTAAGTTCGGAGTGAGCGAAAAGCCTGAACGTCGTCCGCGCCGTGACGATGACCGCGAAGAACGCGGTGGCCGTGAAGGTCGTTCTTTCGACCGTGGCGATCGTAAGTTTGGCGACAAGAAGTTTGGTGACCGCGAAGGCCGCTTTGACCGTGAACGCCGTCCGCGTCGCGACGGTGATGACCGTGGCTCCTTTGGTCGCCGCGAAGGTCGCCGCCCGTTCGGTGACAGGGGTCGCTTTGGTGGCGACCGTCGCCCGCGCCGCGAATTTGCTGCAGGCGCTCCGATTTACCGCCAGCGTCCTGAAGAACAGAAGGAAGAAGTCGAAGAAGTATTGGACGAAGCCGCACTCGAAGCCCGCGTGGCCGAAGTGGAATCCAGCGAAGATTCCAACTTCAACCCGCCTTGGTTCAAGCGCATGCTCGCCCTTACGACCGAAAAGGGCCGCGAACGCGAAGGTCGTTTCCTTGGCGAAGGCGTGCATGTGGTGCAGGAACTCGTGAGCAACCACCGCGAACTCGTGATCGGCGTGTACATGACCGAAGGCTTTAATGACGAAGCCTTGATCGAACAGATTAACGAAGCCGAAATCAAGCTGAACATTCTTACCGACGAACAGATGAAGAAGATTTCTTCAACGGTGACGACGCAGGGCATTGTTGCCGTGGCTCGCATTGCAAGCAAGAAGCCGGTGTATGAATCCAGCCGCAGCGTGATTACGCTCGTGGACGCCGTGCAGGATCCGGGTAACCTCGGTACGCTTTTCCGCACGAGCCTCGGTTTCGGTTCTGACGGCATGATTCTTGGCCGCGGTACCGTGAGCCCGTTCAACCCGAAGGTGGTGCGTGGTTCCTCGGGCACCTTCCTCCGCGTGCCTTTCGAATTCGATGTCGATCTCGTTGACCAGATTAACTTCTTGCGCAGCAAGGGTTACACCATTATCGCAACCGATTTGCATGCCAAGCAGTCCCTGCGCCAGATTCCGCAGAACAAGCTTCGCAAGATGGCGTTCCTCGTGGGTAACGAAGGCGCCGGCACCAATCCGTACTTCATTGAACTCGCCGACGAAACGGTGAAGATCCCGATGAGCAGCGAACTCGAATCCCTGAACGTCGCTGTCGCTCACGGTATCCTTAGCTACGAAGCCGCCCAGATTCAAGAGGATTTGAAGTAA
- a CDS encoding polyprenyl synthetase family protein: METLEKEAAVALDYLSRISKEAEKKFDEFLPPVADRPERLHEAMRYSMFAGGKRLRPALVRAAFDMFGGKGESVDYAMSALEMLHTFSLIHDDLPCIDNDDFRRGKPTSHKQFGEATAVMAGDALCIRAFELMGRTGNAKAIEVLAHLLGTYGMIGGEMIDIECEGKKVDLEIVDYIHYHKTAALIEASLEVGARLAGASEDDIKIIRDYGRSIGLAFQIVDDILDIVSTTEELGKDAGSDIEKGKATYPALVGLDKSRERAHELYEESLKALDGLKCDTTILRSIAAFIITRVN, from the coding sequence ATGGAAACCCTTGAAAAAGAAGCGGCTGTTGCCCTCGATTACCTGTCCCGCATCTCTAAGGAAGCGGAAAAGAAGTTTGATGAATTTTTGCCGCCCGTAGCCGACCGTCCGGAAAGGCTTCACGAGGCGATGCGCTATTCGATGTTTGCAGGCGGCAAGAGACTCCGCCCGGCACTGGTGCGTGCTGCATTTGACATGTTCGGCGGCAAGGGCGAATCGGTAGATTACGCCATGAGCGCTCTTGAAATGCTCCATACCTTTAGCTTGATTCACGATGACCTGCCCTGCATCGATAACGATGACTTTAGACGCGGTAAGCCCACAAGCCACAAACAGTTCGGCGAAGCCACTGCCGTGATGGCTGGCGATGCCCTCTGCATTCGTGCTTTTGAACTGATGGGCCGTACCGGTAACGCCAAGGCGATTGAAGTCCTAGCCCACCTGTTGGGTACCTACGGCATGATCGGTGGCGAAATGATCGACATCGAATGCGAAGGCAAGAAGGTTGACTTGGAAATCGTCGACTATATCCATTACCACAAGACGGCCGCTTTGATCGAAGCCTCTCTAGAAGTGGGTGCACGCCTTGCAGGCGCAAGCGAAGACGACATCAAGATTATTCGCGACTATGGCCGTTCCATCGGCCTTGCATTCCAGATTGTGGACGACATTCTGGATATCGTTTCTACGACCGAAGAACTGGGCAAGGATGCCGGTTCCGACATCGAAAAGGGGAAGGCGACATACCCGGCTCTCGTGGGTCTCGACAAGTCCCGCGAGCGTGCGCACGAACTGTACGAGGAATCGCTCAAGGCTTTGGATGGCCTCAAGTGCGACACCACGATTCTGCGCTCCATTGCCGCATTCATCATTACCAGGGTTAACTAA